The sequence ATCTTCGGTCATTGCGAAAGGGGCCTGACTAGCTCTGGATCCCATGGGGGAGAAAGGATGAGCACCTCTGGCCTGCAGGTAGAGGCCTTTCAACCACAGACACCATATTTGGCTTCCCTACCTATCACCCTTTTGCTATCTCCAGCTTGCCCACAGCCTTCATCCTTGCTTTCCTTCCTGCAGAGGGTAAGTGGTGGCTTATCAGCCAGCAGTTTTTGGACGCCCCTCCTTAACCCCAAAGAAGCCACCCGAAAACTGTGGCTTCTAGAGCCACCAGCCCCTTTCTTTTACATCCCTGACTGTGGAGTTTGCTGCTGATTCTGATTCTCAGTATACTCTCTAGCAATGTACCACAGCTCCTCCCTCCGGAGAGCTGGCTCCATATTGATTTTCCCCAAACTTGATAGAATTCCCATTGCCCCCTTGCTAGCCACACAAGCCACCCAGGGTCTGGTTTGGGCATGAGTGTAGAGGACGGGGGTATGCCAGGCCTGGGCCGTCCCAGGCAGGCCCGCTGGACCCTGATGCTACTCTTATCCACTGCCATATATGGTGCCCATGCCCCATTACTGGCACTGTGCCATGTGAACGGCAAAGTGCCCTTCCGGCCCTCCTCAGCTGTGCTGCTGACCGAGTTGACCAAGCTACTGTTGTGCGCCTTCTCCCTCTTGGTGGGCTGGCAGGCATGGCCCCAGGGGGCCCCACCATGGCGCCAGGCTGCCCCATTTGCACTATCAGCCCTACTCTACGGAGCTAACAACAACCTAGTCATCTATCTTCAACGCTATATGGACCCCAGCACCTACCAGGTGCTGAGCAATCTCAAGATTGGAAGCACGGCCCTGTTCTACTGCCTCTGTCTCCGGCACCGCCTCTCTGCACGTCAGGGCTTAGCACTGCTGCTGCTGATGGTGGCAGGGGCTTGTTATGCAGCTGGTggcctccaggaccctgggaacacccTTCCTGGATCCCCGTTAGCAGTTGCTGCTGGCCCCATGCCCCTGCATATCACTCCACTGGGACTGCTACTTCTCATCCTGTACTGCCTCATCTCAGGCCTCTCGTCCGTGTACACAGAACTGCTCATGAAGCGACAGCGGCTGCCCCTAGCACTTCAGAACCTCTTCCTCTACACTTTTGGTGTGCTCCTAAATCTAGGTCTGCATGCAGGTGGCGGCCCTGGCCCGGGCCTCCTGGAGGGTTTCTCAGGATGGGCAGCGCTTGTGGTACTGAGCCAGGCAGTAAATGGACTGCTCATGTCAGCTGTCATGAAGCACGGCAGCAGCATCACACGCCTCTTTGTTGTGTCCTGCTCACTTGTGGTCAATGCTGTGTTCTCAGCAGCCCTGCTGCGGCTACAGCTCACAGCTGCCTTCTTCCTGGCCACACTGCTTATTGGTCTGGCTGTGCGCCTGTATTATGGCAGCCGCTAGCCCCTGACCACCTCCACCTGGACTCCTGACCCTGAAGATTGGCCACC comes from Canis lupus familiaris isolate Mischka breed German Shepherd chromosome 2, alternate assembly UU_Cfam_GSD_1.0, whole genome shotgun sequence and encodes:
- the LOC607049 gene encoding probable UDP-sugar transporter protein SLC35A4 isoform X2, whose protein sequence is MSVEDGGMPGLGRPRQARWTLMLLLSTAIYGAHAPLLALCHVNGKVPFRPSSAVLLTELTKLLLCAFSLLVGWQAWPQGAPPWRQAAPFALSALLYGANNNLVIYLQRYMDPSTYQVLSNLKIGSTALFYCLCLRHRLSARQGLALLLLMVAGACYAAGGLQDPGNTLPGSPLAVAAGPMPLHITPLGLLLLILYCLISGLSSVYTELLMKRQRLPLALQNLFLYTFGVLLNLGLHAGGGPGPGLLEGFSGWAALVVLSQAVNGLLMSAVMKHGSSITRLFVVSCSLVVNAVFSAALLRLQLTAAFFLATLLIGLAVRLYYGSR